One stretch of Streptomyces zhihengii DNA includes these proteins:
- the rpe gene encoding ribulose-phosphate 3-epimerase, producing MAVQISPSILSADFSRLAEEAKAVEGADWLHVDVMDNHFVPNLTLGVPVVESLARATDTPLDCHLMIENPDHWAPRYVEAGAGSVTFHAEAAAAPVRLAREIRAKGARASMALKPATPVEPYEDLLSELDMLLIMTVEPGFGGQAFLDIMLPKIRRTRELISKHGLELWLQVDGGVSASTIERCAEAGADVFVAGSAVYNADDPAAAVRMLRDQAAAVTASAPWACAH from the coding sequence ATGGCCGTTCAGATCAGTCCCAGTATCCTCTCCGCCGACTTCTCGCGCCTGGCGGAGGAGGCGAAGGCCGTCGAGGGCGCCGACTGGCTCCATGTCGACGTGATGGACAATCACTTCGTGCCCAATCTGACCCTGGGCGTGCCGGTCGTCGAATCGCTGGCCAGGGCCACGGACACCCCGCTGGACTGCCATCTGATGATCGAGAACCCCGACCACTGGGCGCCGCGGTACGTCGAGGCGGGCGCCGGCTCCGTGACCTTCCACGCCGAGGCCGCCGCCGCCCCCGTGCGGCTCGCCCGCGAGATCCGGGCCAAGGGCGCGCGGGCGTCGATGGCGCTCAAGCCCGCCACCCCGGTCGAGCCCTACGAGGACCTGCTGTCCGAGCTGGACATGCTGCTGATCATGACCGTGGAGCCCGGCTTCGGCGGCCAGGCGTTCCTGGACATCATGCTGCCGAAGATCCGCCGCACCCGGGAGCTGATCTCCAAGCACGGCCTGGAGCTGTGGCTCCAGGTCGACGGCGGGGTCTCGGCCTCCACCATCGAGCGCTGCGCGGAGGCGGGCGCCGATGTCTTCGTGGCGGGCTCGGCCGTCTACAACGCGGACGACCCGGCCGCCGCCGTGCGGATGCTGCGCGACCAGGCGGCCGCGGTGACCGCGTCGGCGCCCTGGGCGTGCGCCCACTGA
- a CDS encoding sugar-binding transcriptional regulator — protein MYSSEEIAVTARPAGRSALRMGPAELVQAAAMARRFYLEGKSKIQIAEEFGVSRFKVARVLETALERDLVRIEIRVPAELDAERSDALRARFGLRHAVVVESPADADESPDPENLGEVAADLLGELVDEGDVLGLAWGRSTIHMAAALDRLPPCTVVQLTGVYDAGTAERGSVEAVRRAAQVSGGEAHPIYAPMLLPDPATAAALRHQTGIARAFEYFDKVTVACVSIGSWEPGISTVHDMLSDEERAHYASLGVAAEMSAHLFDTDGRRVGRDLGERCITVEADRLRRIPEVVAIAGGQRKAEAIGAVLRSGLVTSLVTDTAAADLLLAAQPGPRPALERSDPDD, from the coding sequence GTGTACAGCAGTGAGGAGATCGCGGTGACTGCTAGGCCGGCGGGACGGTCCGCCCTGCGGATGGGACCCGCTGAGCTGGTGCAGGCGGCGGCCATGGCCCGCCGCTTCTACCTGGAGGGCAAGTCCAAGATCCAGATCGCGGAGGAGTTCGGCGTCAGCCGCTTCAAGGTCGCCAGAGTGCTGGAGACCGCGCTGGAGCGCGACCTCGTACGCATCGAGATCCGCGTCCCGGCCGAGCTGGACGCCGAGCGCTCCGACGCGCTGCGCGCCCGCTTCGGGCTGCGGCACGCGGTCGTCGTCGAGTCCCCCGCGGACGCCGACGAGTCGCCCGACCCGGAGAACCTCGGCGAGGTCGCCGCCGACCTGCTGGGCGAGCTGGTGGACGAGGGTGACGTCCTGGGCCTGGCCTGGGGCCGCTCCACCATCCACATGGCCGCCGCGCTGGACCGGCTGCCGCCCTGCACGGTCGTCCAGCTCACCGGTGTGTACGACGCCGGCACCGCGGAACGCGGTTCGGTCGAGGCGGTCCGGCGGGCCGCCCAGGTCTCGGGCGGCGAGGCCCACCCCATCTACGCGCCGATGCTGCTGCCGGACCCGGCGACGGCCGCCGCGCTGCGGCACCAGACGGGGATCGCGCGGGCCTTCGAGTACTTCGACAAGGTCACCGTCGCCTGTGTCTCCATCGGTTCCTGGGAGCCGGGCATCTCCACGGTGCACGACATGCTGTCCGACGAGGAGCGCGCCCACTACGCCTCGCTGGGCGTCGCGGCGGAGATGTCGGCGCACCTCTTCGACACCGACGGCCGCCGGGTCGGGCGCGACCTGGGCGAGCGCTGCATCACGGTCGAGGCCGACCGGCTGCGGCGCATCCCCGAGGTCGTGGCCATCGCCGGCGGGCAGCGCAAGGCCGAGGCCATCGGCGCGGTGCTGCGCTCCGGGCTGGTGACCAGCCTGGTGACGGACACCGCGGCGGCCGATCTGCTGCTCGCGGCCCAGCCCGGCCCCCGGCCCGCGCTGGAGCGCTCCGACCCGGACGACTGA
- a CDS encoding GuaB1 family IMP dehydrogenase-related protein, whose amino-acid sequence MRFLNDQKPLYDLTYDDVFMVPRRSAVGSRQGVDLSSPDGTGTTVPLVVANMTAIAGRRMAETVARRGGLVVIPQDIPIEVVTDVIAWVKSRHHVLDTPIVLAPHQTVADALSLLPKRAHGAGVVVDDERRPVGIVTDHDLAGVDRFTQLSEVMSRDLLLLDAGIDPREAFTTLDNANRRYAPAVDAEGRLAGVLTRKGALRATLYAPALDARGRLRIAAAVGINGDVAGKAKQLLDAGVDTLVVDTAHGHQESMISAVRAVRGLDPSVPIVAGNIVAAEGVRDLIEAGADIIKVGVGPGAMCTTRMMTGVGRPQFSAVLECAAEAKKYGKHVWADGGVRHPRDVAMALAAGASNVMIGSWFAGTYESPGDLQQAADGRLYKESFGMASARAVRNRTSEESSYDRARKALFEEGISHSRMFLDPARPGVEDLIDSIIAGVRSSCTYAGAGSLEEFAENAVVGVQSAAGYAEGKPLHASWS is encoded by the coding sequence GTGCGTTTTCTCAATGACCAGAAGCCGCTGTACGACCTGACGTACGACGATGTGTTCATGGTGCCGCGGCGTTCGGCCGTGGGTTCCCGTCAGGGTGTGGACCTCTCGTCCCCCGACGGCACCGGCACCACCGTCCCGCTGGTGGTCGCCAACATGACGGCCATCGCCGGCCGCCGGATGGCCGAGACCGTCGCCCGCCGCGGCGGTCTCGTCGTGATCCCCCAGGACATTCCGATCGAGGTGGTCACCGACGTCATCGCGTGGGTCAAGTCGCGCCACCACGTGCTCGACACGCCGATCGTCCTCGCCCCCCACCAGACCGTCGCCGACGCGCTGTCCCTGCTGCCGAAGCGGGCGCACGGCGCCGGGGTCGTCGTCGACGACGAGCGGCGCCCCGTCGGCATCGTCACCGACCACGACCTCGCCGGCGTCGACCGCTTCACGCAGCTCTCCGAGGTGATGTCCCGCGACCTGCTGCTGCTCGACGCCGGCATCGACCCGCGCGAGGCGTTCACCACCCTCGACAACGCCAACCGCCGCTACGCGCCCGCCGTCGACGCCGAGGGCCGGCTGGCGGGTGTGCTGACGCGCAAGGGCGCCCTGCGCGCCACCCTCTACGCGCCCGCCCTCGACGCACGGGGCAGGCTCCGCATCGCCGCCGCCGTCGGGATCAACGGCGATGTCGCGGGCAAGGCGAAGCAGTTGCTCGACGCGGGCGTCGACACGCTCGTCGTCGACACCGCGCACGGCCACCAGGAGTCGATGATCAGCGCCGTCCGCGCGGTGCGCGGCCTCGACCCCTCGGTGCCGATCGTGGCGGGCAACATCGTGGCCGCCGAGGGCGTCCGCGACCTCATCGAGGCGGGCGCCGACATCATCAAGGTCGGTGTCGGGCCGGGCGCCATGTGCACCACCCGCATGATGACCGGGGTCGGCCGCCCCCAGTTCTCCGCCGTGCTGGAGTGCGCCGCCGAGGCGAAGAAGTACGGCAAGCACGTCTGGGCCGACGGCGGTGTCCGCCACCCGCGCGACGTGGCCATGGCGCTGGCCGCCGGGGCGTCCAACGTGATGATCGGCTCCTGGTTCGCGGGCACCTACGAATCCCCGGGCGACCTCCAGCAGGCCGCGGACGGCCGGCTCTACAAGGAGTCCTTCGGCATGGCGTCGGCCCGCGCGGTGCGCAACCGCACCAGCGAGGAGTCGTCCTACGACCGTGCCCGCAAGGCGCTGTTCGAGGAGGGCATCTCCCACTCGCGGATGTTCCTGGACCCGGCGCGGCCCGGTGTCGAGGACCTCATCGACTCGATCATCGCGGGCGTCCGCTCCTCCTGCACCTACGCGGGCGCCGGCTCGCTGGAGGAGTTCGCCGAGAACGCCGTCGTGGGCGTGCAGAGCGCCGCGGGCTACGCCGAGGGCAAGCCGCTGCACGCGAGCTGGAGCTGA
- a CDS encoding RNA polymerase sigma factor SigF produces MNVSTASAVQNAVTSTASQRPRMAELDLPEVQNPGEVAPKDAREISKVFFARLTVLEEGTHEYQYVRNTLIELNLALVKYAAGRFRNRAEQMEDIVQVGTIGLIKAIDRFELSREVEFATFAVPYIVGEIKRFFRDTSWAVHVPRRLQELRIDLAKAVDELSQKLDHAPTTAELAEHLGIDEDEVIEGVVASNGYTAGSIDMPMDDASDHAAVPLSDRLGAPDADLEIAENVQALKPMIEGLDERDRRILQMRFGDEMTQSEIGEALGVSQMHVSRLLSRITGRLREGLLLVE; encoded by the coding sequence ATGAACGTGTCCACGGCGAGCGCGGTTCAGAACGCAGTCACGTCCACAGCGTCGCAGCGCCCGCGCATGGCGGAGCTCGACCTTCCGGAGGTGCAGAACCCGGGGGAGGTGGCACCGAAGGACGCCCGTGAGATCTCGAAGGTCTTCTTCGCGCGGCTGACCGTCCTCGAAGAGGGCACCCACGAGTACCAGTACGTGCGCAACACCCTCATCGAGCTGAACCTGGCCCTGGTCAAGTACGCGGCCGGCCGCTTCCGCAACCGCGCGGAGCAGATGGAGGACATCGTCCAGGTCGGCACCATCGGCCTGATCAAGGCGATCGACCGGTTCGAGCTCAGCCGCGAGGTCGAGTTCGCCACCTTCGCCGTCCCGTACATCGTCGGTGAGATCAAGCGCTTCTTCCGCGACACGAGCTGGGCCGTCCATGTGCCGCGCCGGCTCCAGGAGCTGCGGATCGACCTCGCCAAGGCGGTGGACGAGCTCTCGCAGAAGCTCGACCACGCCCCGACCACCGCGGAGCTCGCCGAGCACCTCGGGATCGACGAGGACGAGGTCATCGAGGGCGTCGTCGCGAGCAACGGCTACACGGCCGGCTCCATCGACATGCCCATGGACGACGCCTCCGACCACGCCGCCGTTCCGCTCTCCGACCGTCTCGGCGCGCCCGACGCGGACCTGGAGATCGCGGAGAACGTGCAGGCGCTCAAGCCGATGATCGAGGGCCTCGACGAGCGTGACCGCCGGATCCTGCAGATGCGCTTCGGCGACGAGATGACCCAGTCCGAGATCGGCGAGGCGCTCGGTGTCTCGCAGATGCACGTCTCCCGGCTGCTGTCCCGGATCACCGGGCGGCTGCGCGAGGGTCTGCTGCTCGTGGAGTGA
- a CDS encoding ATP-binding protein: MNAQPPHMVLQESPPQESGGAGARSATAEFLAQHCPWADLDAVLLVVSELVANAARHTAGWWRLRLTAGSDTLVVEIDDSSPQLPVAREPDLAGGGGFGWHMVQRLAGHVEVSLQPYGKRVQAAWMRTAPVAC, from the coding sequence ATGAATGCTCAGCCGCCGCACATGGTGCTCCAGGAATCGCCCCCGCAGGAGTCGGGTGGCGCGGGCGCGCGCAGCGCGACCGCCGAGTTCCTCGCACAGCACTGCCCCTGGGCGGATCTGGACGCCGTGCTGCTCGTCGTCTCCGAGCTGGTCGCCAACGCGGCCCGCCACACGGCCGGCTGGTGGCGGCTGCGGCTGACCGCGGGCTCGGACACCCTCGTGGTGGAGATCGACGACTCCAGCCCCCAGCTGCCGGTGGCCCGTGAGCCGGACCTCGCCGGCGGCGGCGGTTTCGGCTGGCACATGGTGCAGCGGCTCGCCGGCCATGTCGAGGTGAGCCTCCAGCCGTACGGCAAGCGGGTCCAGGCGGCGTGGATGCGCACCGCCCCCGTGGCCTGCTGA
- a CDS encoding amino acid permease, producing the protein MLDHGAAPPATDPSASPSPGPGLGARLMRRKPVDQLVAEGGQGEGGALRRSLSMWQLTMISIGATLGTGIFVVLGEATPLAGPAVAVSFVLAGLTALFSALSYAELAGAVPVSGSSYSYSYATMGELVAWICGWCLILEYGVSVAAVAVGWGEYLNELLDGTIGVTIPASVSAPLGEGGLINLPALVVVLLAMVFLMGGAKESARINTVMVVVKIATLLLFCAIGFLGIKAGNYTPLAPLGITGISAAAATLFFSYIGFDAASTAGEEAKNPKRDLPRAIMLSLLIVTVLYCLVALVAVGATPWQDFEGTEAALARIMQDVTGHSFWSVVLAAGAVVAIASVVFAVLYGQTRILFAMSRDGLVPKVFARVNPRTGAPRANTVIVSLFCGALAAFIPLGELANATSIGTLFAFALVNVAVVILRRTRPDMPRTFRVALFPVTPVLGFLFCAWMMVSLPGVTWAVFGGWMAAGLVFYFLYGHRRSRLHPAEK; encoded by the coding sequence GTGCTGGATCACGGCGCAGCCCCGCCCGCGACCGATCCGTCCGCCTCGCCCTCCCCGGGCCCCGGGCTCGGTGCGCGCCTGATGCGGCGCAAGCCCGTCGACCAGCTGGTGGCCGAGGGCGGCCAGGGCGAGGGCGGCGCGCTGCGCCGCTCGCTGTCGATGTGGCAGCTCACGATGATCAGCATCGGCGCCACGCTCGGCACCGGGATCTTCGTCGTCCTCGGCGAGGCCACCCCGCTCGCGGGCCCCGCCGTCGCCGTCTCGTTCGTGCTCGCGGGTCTCACCGCGCTGTTCTCGGCGCTGTCGTACGCGGAGCTCGCCGGGGCGGTCCCCGTCTCCGGCTCCTCGTACTCTTACTCCTACGCCACCATGGGCGAGCTCGTCGCCTGGATCTGCGGCTGGTGTCTGATCCTGGAGTACGGCGTCTCCGTGGCCGCCGTCGCGGTCGGCTGGGGCGAGTACCTCAACGAACTGCTCGACGGCACGATCGGCGTCACCATCCCCGCCTCGGTCTCCGCCCCGCTGGGCGAGGGCGGTCTGATCAATCTGCCGGCGCTGGTGGTCGTGCTGCTCGCCATGGTGTTCCTGATGGGCGGCGCCAAGGAGAGCGCGCGCATCAACACCGTCATGGTCGTGGTGAAGATCGCGACCCTGCTGCTCTTCTGCGCCATCGGCTTCCTCGGCATCAAGGCCGGCAACTACACCCCGCTCGCCCCGCTGGGCATCACCGGCATCAGCGCCGCCGCCGCGACCCTGTTCTTCTCGTACATCGGCTTCGACGCGGCGTCGACCGCCGGCGAGGAGGCGAAGAACCCCAAGCGGGACCTGCCCCGCGCCATCATGCTGTCGCTGCTGATCGTCACCGTCCTGTACTGCCTCGTCGCACTCGTCGCCGTCGGCGCCACGCCGTGGCAGGACTTCGAGGGCACCGAGGCCGCGCTGGCCCGGATCATGCAGGACGTCACCGGGCACTCCTTCTGGAGCGTGGTGCTCGCCGCGGGCGCCGTCGTCGCCATCGCCAGCGTCGTCTTCGCGGTGCTGTACGGGCAGACCCGCATCCTCTTCGCGATGTCCCGCGACGGGCTCGTGCCGAAGGTCTTCGCCCGGGTGAACCCGCGGACCGGCGCGCCGCGCGCCAACACCGTGATCGTCTCCCTCTTCTGCGGCGCGCTCGCCGCCTTCATCCCGCTGGGCGAGCTGGCCAACGCCACCAGCATCGGCACCCTCTTCGCGTTCGCGCTGGTCAACGTGGCCGTCGTGATCCTGCGCCGCACCCGGCCCGACATGCCCCGCACGTTCCGCGTGGCGCTCTTCCCGGTGACGCCGGTGCTCGGATTCCTCTTCTGCGCCTGGATGATGGTCAGCCTGCCGGGCGTGACCTGGGCGGTCTTCGGTGGCTGGATGGCGGCGGGCCTCGTGTTCTACTTCCTGTACGGCCACCGCCGCTCCCGCCTCCACCCCGCAGAGAAGTGA
- a CDS encoding Lrp/AsnC family transcriptional regulator, whose product MRLNDLDERIVHALAEDARRSYADIGQVVGLSAPAVKRRVDRLRAEGAITGFTVRVDPAALGWETEGFVEIFCRHNTSPDDIRRGLERYPEVVSASTVTGDADALVQVFASDMRHFERVLERIAGEPFVERTKSVLVLSPLLRRFSSGSPA is encoded by the coding sequence GTGCGACTGAACGATCTCGACGAACGCATCGTCCACGCCCTCGCCGAGGACGCCCGCCGCTCCTACGCCGACATCGGCCAGGTCGTCGGACTGTCGGCCCCGGCGGTCAAGCGCCGGGTGGACCGGCTCCGCGCGGAGGGGGCGATCACCGGCTTCACCGTGCGGGTCGACCCGGCGGCGCTCGGCTGGGAGACCGAGGGGTTCGTCGAGATCTTCTGCCGCCACAACACCTCGCCCGACGACATCCGCCGCGGCCTGGAGCGCTATCCGGAGGTGGTGTCCGCCTCGACGGTCACCGGTGACGCGGACGCCCTCGTCCAGGTCTTCGCCTCCGACATGCGGCACTTCGAGCGGGTGCTGGAGCGGATCGCGGGCGAGCCGTTCGTCGAGCGCACCAAGTCGGTGCTGGTCCTGTCGCCGCTGCTGCGGCGCTTCTCCTCCGGCTCGCCCGCCTGA
- a CDS encoding Repetin, producing MKKRTVTRRAGIAAIGAALLITAGATGSAVASGEAGVTGKTPRDAAALTGSAKLYRSLGDDITFTFDARLAAEHNDDPTRATGTFRFSHFLHGEGAWAEAEVDCLITGGKVAVVSGVITRSDLEGAEGRRVGITVHDLGGKDRLGYSWASTGSPVDQGDVPKCVGSAPFEKVKHGTGDFRVLPWKPAL from the coding sequence ATGAAGAAGCGCACCGTCACCCGTCGCGCCGGGATCGCCGCGATCGGCGCCGCCCTGCTGATCACCGCCGGGGCCACCGGCTCCGCCGTCGCCTCCGGCGAGGCGGGCGTCACGGGGAAGACGCCGCGCGACGCCGCCGCCCTCACCGGCTCGGCGAAGCTCTACCGGTCGCTCGGCGACGACATCACCTTCACCTTCGACGCCCGGCTCGCGGCCGAGCACAACGACGACCCGACCCGGGCGACCGGCACCTTCCGGTTCAGCCACTTCCTCCACGGCGAGGGCGCCTGGGCGGAGGCGGAGGTGGACTGCCTGATCACCGGCGGCAAGGTGGCCGTGGTGTCCGGCGTGATCACCAGGAGCGATCTGGAGGGGGCCGAGGGGCGGCGGGTCGGCATCACCGTGCACGACCTGGGCGGCAAGGACCGGCTGGGGTACAGCTGGGCGTCCACCGGCAGCCCGGTGGACCAGGGCGACGTGCCCAAGTGCGTGGGCTCGGCGCCGTTCGAGAAGGTGAAGCACGGCACCGGCGACTTCCGGGTGCTGCCCTGGAAGCCGGCGCTCTGA
- a CDS encoding carbon-nitrogen hydrolase family protein has translation MPPLRTALLQSSGVPGDVAANLKVLDEAAGRAAEAGARLLVAPEMFLTGYAIGDDVPVLAEAADGPGARAVADIAVRHGIAVHYGYPERAGELVHNSAQLIGSDGTRLANYRKTHLFGCFEQRWFTPGDLPVVQAELDGVRIGLLICYDVEFPENVRAHALAGTDLLLVPTAQMHPFQFVAESLVPVRAFESQMYIAYVNRTGAEGEFEFVGLSSLASPDGAVRTRAGRGEELVVGEVDPALLAASRENNPYLRDRRPGLYGSLS, from the coding sequence ATGCCGCCGTTGCGCACCGCCCTGCTCCAGAGTTCCGGCGTCCCCGGTGATGTCGCCGCGAATCTGAAGGTGCTCGACGAGGCCGCGGGCCGTGCGGCCGAGGCCGGTGCCCGGCTGCTGGTCGCCCCCGAGATGTTCCTCACCGGCTACGCGATCGGCGACGACGTCCCGGTGCTCGCCGAGGCTGCCGACGGACCCGGCGCCCGGGCGGTCGCGGACATCGCCGTACGGCACGGCATCGCCGTCCACTACGGCTACCCGGAGCGCGCGGGCGAGCTGGTCCACAACTCCGCCCAGCTCATCGGCTCCGACGGCACCCGGCTGGCGAACTACCGCAAGACCCATCTCTTCGGCTGCTTCGAGCAGCGGTGGTTCACCCCGGGCGACCTGCCGGTGGTGCAGGCGGAGCTGGACGGCGTCCGCATCGGCCTGCTCATCTGCTACGACGTGGAGTTCCCGGAGAACGTCCGGGCCCACGCCCTCGCCGGCACCGACCTGCTGCTGGTGCCGACCGCGCAGATGCACCCGTTCCAGTTCGTCGCCGAGTCGCTCGTCCCGGTCCGCGCCTTCGAGAGCCAGATGTACATCGCGTACGTCAACCGCACCGGCGCGGAGGGCGAGTTCGAGTTCGTCGGGCTGAGCTCGCTCGCGAGCCCCGACGGCGCGGTGCGCACCCGGGCCGGACGCGGCGAGGAACTCGTCGTGGGCGAGGTCGACCCCGCCCTGCTGGCCGCCTCGCGGGAGAACAACCCGTATCTGCGCGACCGCCGCCCCGGTCTGTACGGCTCCCTGAGCTGA
- a CDS encoding flavin monoamine oxidase family protein translates to MTSTVPTTAVQHSDEQPPITMFGPDFPYAYDDFLAHPAGIGQIPATEHGAEVAVIGGGLSGIVAAYELMKMGLKPVVYEADEIGGRLRTVGFEGCEGGLTAEMGAMRFPPSSTALQHYIDLVGLTTRPFPNPLAPSTPSTVVDLKGESHYAETIDDLPQVYRDVMNAWNACLEEGADFSDMNRAMRERDVPRIREIWARLVEKLDNQTFYGFLCDSEAFKSFRHREIFGQVGFGTGGWDTDFPNSILEILRVVYSEADDHHRGIVEGSQQLPLRLWEREPAKIVHWPLGTSLSSLHGGDPRPAVTRLSRTAGNRITVTDAAGDIRTYRAAVFTAQSWLLLSKIACDDALFPIDHWTAMERTHYMESSKLFVPVDRPFWLDKDARTGRDTMSMTLTDRMTRGTYLLDDGPDRPAVICLSYTWCDDSLKWLPLSANERMEVMLKSLGEIYPDVDIRSHIIGNPVTVSWENEPWFMGAFKANLPGHYRYQRRLFTHFMQDRLPEDKRGIFLAGDDISWTAGWAEGAVQTALNAVWGVMHQFGGTTDPTNPGPGDVYDEIAPVELPED, encoded by the coding sequence ATGACGTCCACGGTGCCCACCACCGCCGTCCAGCACAGCGACGAGCAGCCGCCGATCACCATGTTCGGCCCGGACTTCCCCTACGCCTACGACGACTTCCTCGCCCACCCGGCGGGCATCGGGCAGATACCCGCGACCGAGCACGGCGCCGAGGTCGCGGTCATCGGCGGCGGCCTCTCGGGCATCGTCGCCGCCTACGAGCTGATGAAGATGGGCCTGAAGCCCGTCGTGTACGAGGCGGACGAGATCGGCGGCCGGCTGCGCACGGTCGGCTTCGAGGGCTGCGAGGGCGGGCTGACCGCGGAGATGGGCGCCATGCGCTTCCCGCCGTCGTCGACCGCGCTCCAGCACTACATCGACCTCGTGGGGCTCACGACCCGCCCCTTCCCCAACCCGCTGGCGCCCTCGACGCCGTCCACCGTCGTCGACCTCAAGGGCGAGTCGCACTACGCGGAGACCATCGACGACCTGCCGCAGGTCTACCGCGACGTGATGAACGCCTGGAACGCCTGCCTGGAGGAGGGCGCGGACTTCTCCGACATGAACCGCGCCATGCGCGAGCGCGACGTCCCGCGCATCCGGGAGATCTGGGCGAGGCTCGTCGAGAAGCTGGACAACCAGACCTTCTACGGCTTCCTCTGCGACTCCGAGGCGTTCAAGTCCTTCCGGCACCGCGAGATCTTCGGCCAGGTCGGCTTCGGCACCGGCGGCTGGGACACCGACTTCCCCAACTCCATCCTGGAGATCCTGCGGGTCGTCTACTCCGAGGCCGACGACCACCACCGCGGCATCGTCGAGGGCAGCCAGCAGCTTCCGCTGCGCCTGTGGGAGCGCGAGCCCGCCAAGATCGTGCACTGGCCGCTCGGCACCTCGCTCTCCTCGCTCCACGGCGGCGACCCCCGCCCCGCCGTCACCCGCCTGTCCCGCACCGCGGGCAACCGGATCACGGTGACCGACGCGGCCGGCGACATCCGCACCTACCGCGCGGCGGTCTTCACCGCGCAGTCCTGGCTGCTGCTCTCGAAGATCGCCTGCGACGACGCGCTGTTCCCCATCGACCACTGGACGGCGATGGAGCGCACCCACTACATGGAGTCCTCGAAGCTGTTCGTGCCCGTCGACCGGCCGTTCTGGCTGGACAAGGACGCGCGCACCGGCCGGGACACCATGTCGATGACGCTCACCGACCGGATGACCCGCGGCACCTACCTGCTCGACGACGGCCCCGACCGGCCCGCCGTCATCTGCCTGTCGTACACCTGGTGCGACGACAGCCTGAAGTGGCTGCCGCTGTCCGCGAACGAGCGGATGGAGGTGATGCTGAAGTCCCTGGGCGAGATCTACCCGGACGTCGACATCCGGAGCCACATCATCGGCAACCCGGTCACCGTCTCCTGGGAGAACGAGCCCTGGTTCATGGGCGCGTTCAAGGCCAACCTGCCGGGCCACTACCGCTACCAGCGGCGGCTGTTCACCCACTTCATGCAGGACCGGCTGCCCGAGGACAAGCGGGGCATCTTCCTGGCCGGCGACGACATCTCCTGGACGGCCGGCTGGGCCGAGGGCGCCGTGCAGACCGCGCTCAACGCCGTCTGGGGCGTGATGCACCAGTTCGGCGGCACGACCGACCCGACCAACCCGGGCCCCGGCGACGTGTACGACGAGATCGCGCCCGTCGAGCTGCCGGAGGACTGA
- a CDS encoding DUF5995 family protein has protein sequence MAQREQLAVRTVRGPSAPGSGGTAAADGPAGPAAGLGSVAARMRACGARWPAADGMAVFNRVYLTVTEELAGRVAGGHFPDRRAAGTLGTVFAERYLEVAESGGDGPRPPACWRPLLQYRGHPGIRPLQFALAGVNAHIGHDLPLAVVDACRALDCAPPALEDEFERVGDLLVLLEERVREDLMPGPDLLQVADPLTHLVGAWSLERAREAAWSAARLLWGMRELPSLAAEFTERLDAGVGLVGRCLLTPCR, from the coding sequence ATGGCGCAGAGGGAACAGCTCGCGGTACGGACGGTGCGCGGCCCGTCCGCGCCGGGCAGCGGCGGGACGGCGGCGGCGGACGGCCCCGCCGGGCCGGCCGCGGGGCTCGGCTCCGTGGCCGCGCGGATGCGGGCCTGCGGCGCGCGCTGGCCGGCCGCGGACGGCATGGCGGTCTTCAACCGGGTGTACCTCACGGTCACCGAGGAGCTGGCCGGGCGGGTGGCGGGCGGGCACTTCCCCGACCGCCGGGCCGCCGGGACCCTCGGGACGGTCTTCGCCGAGCGCTACCTGGAGGTCGCCGAGTCCGGCGGCGACGGGCCCCGGCCGCCCGCCTGCTGGCGGCCCCTGCTCCAGTACCGCGGTCACCCCGGGATCCGCCCGCTCCAGTTCGCGCTGGCCGGCGTCAACGCCCACATCGGGCACGACCTGCCGCTCGCGGTGGTGGACGCCTGCCGGGCGCTGGACTGCGCGCCGCCCGCGCTGGAGGACGAGTTCGAGCGGGTCGGCGATCTGCTGGTGCTGCTGGAGGAACGCGTCCGCGAGGACCTGATGCCGGGCCCGGACCTGCTCCAGGTCGCCGACCCGCTGACCCATCTGGTGGGCGCCTGGTCCCTGGAGCGCGCGCGGGAGGCCGCCTGGTCCGCCGCGCGGCTGCTCTGGGGCATGCGGGAACTGCCAAGCCTGGCCGCGGAGTTCACCGAGCGGCTGGACGCGGGCGTCGGCCTGGTGGGCCGCTGCCTCCTCACGCCCTGCCGCTGA